One Halarcobacter ebronensis genomic window carries:
- a CDS encoding AsmA-like C-terminal domain-containing protein has product MLKIVKAISLFFVLFFIISGISLFYGIKIDSFSFSNFTISKFYLKLDKKLILKTEKIVTNFKSSSEDNSLKGLYQKLSNLNILLKLFKEIDIKELKVNDSSISIHLDNSFLYLDNKFINIASDLKVEDHLIKMDIYSIYLKKEDLAFFGNIKVDLNEKVASFLGKYDYRDIKGEINAKFSKKYLDFYIDTANSIKSIGFLKEYFRLDSVAEEWMYDNVEGDIKLNYLYGKVDLKNYEPIINSIKGQAVIKNAKIRFNKAAKTVDTPTLTIDYENDKLSFNLENPIYNTSKIYGSNVYITDLTSMQKGTVFVDLKSDSILNSDVLEILKAYEINLPLIQTSGTLDSKLLLTIPYLASKEMHVDGEFKAINADFKLGNFDFFASTADVSLKDNDVYINNSYIKHKEMLSGNLKLKIDTKKEVAQGEIKIDELNIKSDNKEILFIKDKLSKIDIDFSDKTKIKLDDFKSDIEVKDDYLQIVVNDLNSLYDYSTLLKEIGLSKGDLTVDIYDENKIDFKVNAIGLNLPFKKENKKIENLTATGVLRNEAILIKTNDDSISIVLESNKTPIIKLKKVDLILSEGTGFESKEYPTVNIELRGSKIELDKEHIFNALWANLYLNKKVVEFEGEGLDLDLPISKNGKIVTNLQIRGVYKDNLVELKSKDKGLSLKYDIPKERIDLKLKAYDIVYNTNDEEKENIKTSYYVKGENSNIIINEKHIAKATNYSFVFEKKHTRIDLNNGATSFFYEKDRNDNITLSATNMTDNFLNPLIGKNLIKGGYVNVLAKGKDTYISGNAYFNETKIVDLAILNNLIILVNTSPAIINPFLAIPSVVGMATNGGFNLNGYRITEGKVEFSYSFVDKFLNMNKLNTEGNGIDFDGYTTIDFKTSAVDAKLKMIFFKDYSKLVNYIPVINYILLGDEKRVDTEVTIYGTLEEPKYKTNFIEEGVSAPVNFLKRVFTTPFDLIKSIGSSNKEEEEIPKSE; this is encoded by the coding sequence ATGTTAAAAATCGTTAAGGCTATTAGTCTGTTTTTTGTACTCTTTTTCATTATTTCAGGAATTTCACTCTTTTATGGTATTAAAATTGATTCTTTTTCATTTAGTAATTTTACAATTTCGAAATTTTATTTAAAATTGGATAAAAAGCTTATTTTAAAGACTGAAAAAATAGTAACAAATTTCAAATCTTCTTCAGAAGACAACTCTTTAAAGGGCCTTTATCAAAAATTATCTAATTTAAATATTCTTTTGAAACTATTTAAAGAGATTGATATAAAAGAGCTTAAAGTTAATGATAGTTCCATATCAATCCATTTGGATAATAGCTTTTTGTATTTGGATAATAAATTTATAAATATAGCTTCAGATTTAAAAGTAGAAGATCATTTAATAAAAATGGATATCTATTCAATCTATCTAAAAAAAGAGGACCTTGCATTTTTTGGAAATATAAAAGTAGATTTAAATGAAAAAGTTGCAAGTTTTTTAGGTAAATATGATTATAGAGATATTAAAGGTGAAATAAATGCAAAATTTTCAAAAAAATATTTAGATTTTTATATTGATACAGCTAATAGTATTAAATCAATTGGTTTTTTAAAAGAGTATTTTAGACTTGATAGTGTTGCAGAAGAGTGGATGTATGATAATGTTGAAGGAGATATAAAATTAAACTATCTTTATGGAAAAGTTGATTTAAAAAATTATGAACCAATAATCAACTCTATAAAAGGTCAAGCTGTAATAAAAAATGCCAAAATTAGATTTAATAAAGCTGCAAAAACAGTTGATACTCCTACTTTAACAATTGATTATGAAAATGATAAACTCTCTTTTAATTTAGAAAATCCAATCTATAACACAAGCAAAATCTATGGTAGTAATGTATATATAACTGATTTGACAAGCATGCAAAAGGGTACTGTATTTGTTGATTTGAAATCTGATTCAATACTTAATAGTGATGTTTTAGAGATATTAAAAGCTTATGAAATCAATTTGCCTTTAATTCAAACAAGTGGAACTTTGGATTCAAAACTACTACTTACAATACCATATTTAGCTTCAAAAGAGATGCATGTAGATGGAGAGTTCAAAGCTATAAATGCAGATTTTAAACTAGGAAATTTTGATTTCTTTGCAAGTACTGCTGATGTGAGTTTAAAAGATAATGATGTATATATAAATAATTCATACATAAAACACAAAGAGATGTTAAGTGGTAATTTAAAGTTAAAAATTGATACTAAAAAAGAAGTTGCACAAGGTGAAATAAAAATTGATGAACTAAATATAAAAAGTGATAATAAAGAGATTCTTTTTATAAAAGACAAACTCTCTAAAATTGATATTGATTTTAGTGATAAAACAAAAATAAAATTAGATGATTTTAAAAGTGATATTGAGGTAAAAGATGACTATCTTCAAATAGTAGTTAATGATTTAAACTCTTTGTATGACTATTCAACTCTATTAAAAGAGATAGGTTTATCAAAAGGAGATTTAACTGTTGATATTTATGATGAAAATAAAATTGATTTTAAGGTAAATGCAATAGGGTTAAATCTTCCTTTCAAAAAAGAGAATAAAAAGATTGAAAATTTAACTGCTACAGGGGTTCTTAGAAATGAAGCAATTCTTATTAAAACAAACGATGATAGTATTAGTATTGTATTAGAGAGTAATAAAACACCTATTATAAAACTAAAAAAAGTGGATTTGATTTTATCTGAGGGGACAGGTTTTGAAAGTAAAGAGTATCCAACTGTAAATATTGAATTAAGAGGTTCCAAAATTGAGTTAGATAAAGAGCATATTTTTAATGCTTTATGGGCAAATCTCTATTTGAATAAAAAAGTAGTTGAGTTTGAAGGAGAAGGATTAGATTTAGATTTACCAATTTCTAAAAATGGGAAAATTGTAACAAATCTTCAAATTAGAGGTGTTTATAAAGATAATTTGGTTGAATTAAAGAGTAAAGATAAAGGCTTGTCTTTAAAGTATGATATCCCTAAAGAGAGAATTGATTTAAAGCTAAAAGCTTATGATATTGTATATAACACAAATGATGAAGAGAAAGAAAATATTAAAACAAGCTATTATGTAAAAGGTGAAAATTCAAATATAATTATCAATGAAAAACATATAGCAAAAGCAACAAATTATAGTTTTGTCTTTGAAAAAAAACATACTCGTATAGATTTAAATAATGGTGCAACAAGTTTCTTTTATGAAAAAGATAGAAACGATAATATAACACTCTCTGCAACTAATATGACTGATAACTTTTTAAATCCATTAATTGGAAAAAATTTGATTAAAGGCGGATATGTAAATGTCCTTGCCAAAGGAAAAGATACTTATATAAGTGGAAATGCATATTTTAACGAAACAAAAATAGTTGATTTGGCAATTTTAAATAACTTGATTATTTTAGTAAATACTTCTCCTGCTATTATAAATCCATTTTTGGCAATTCCTTCTGTTGTTGGAATGGCAACAAATGGTGGATTTAATTTAAATGGATATAGAATCACTGAGGGTAAAGTTGAGTTCTCTTATAGTTTTGTTGATAAATTCTTAAATATGAATAAGCTTAATACAGAAGGAAATGGTATTGATTTTGATGGTTATACTACAATAGATTTTAAAACATCAGCAGTTGATGCAAAGCTTAAAATGATTTTCTTTAAAGATTACTCAAAATTGGTAAACTATATTCCTGTTATAAACTATATTTTACTTGGAGATGAAAAAAGAGTTGATACAGAAGTTACTATTTATGGTACTTTAGAAGAGCCAAAATATAAAACAAATTTTATAGAAGAGGGTGTTAGTGCACCTGTTAATTTCTTAAAAAGAGTCTTTACAACACCATTTGACTTAATTAAATCCATAGGAAGTAGTAATAAAGAAGAGGAAGAAATCCCTAAGAGTGAGTAG
- the mltG gene encoding endolytic transglycosylase MltG, which yields MNIPLSSTKVIFIPKGSTNSIISQLNKKGYETNGIDKFVVRLFGYPQNGWIDLKTNYMTKADFLYKITKSKAALKTVTLIPGETSYVFLLDLAEKFNLSIDKLREIYDTHAYKEDGNILAESYSLPYGMKEDHLLFYLFSQTNKQYEEFSRKIFGYYDKKKWYFYLTIASIIQKEAASVDEMPIVSSVIYNRLRKKMALQMDGTLNYGKYSHVKITAQRIREDNSSYNTYKNRGIPSSPVCAVSLNAIKAAIFPVKSDYLYFVKDNTTGLHKFTSSYTEHVNNINANRGVKKSYTKIKEEETELDLEAKKIMDTDVSEQKPSSIKDLWNNVK from the coding sequence TTGAATATTCCATTAAGCTCAACAAAAGTGATTTTTATACCTAAAGGTAGTACCAACAGCATTATATCTCAATTAAATAAAAAGGGTTATGAAACAAATGGCATAGATAAGTTTGTTGTAAGACTTTTTGGTTATCCACAAAATGGCTGGATTGATTTAAAAACAAACTATATGACAAAGGCTGATTTCCTCTATAAAATCACAAAATCAAAAGCAGCGCTTAAAACTGTAACTTTGATTCCAGGAGAGACCTCTTATGTCTTTTTATTAGACCTTGCAGAGAAGTTTAATCTCTCAATAGATAAATTAAGAGAAATATATGATACCCATGCCTATAAAGAGGATGGAAATATTTTAGCAGAGAGCTACTCATTACCATATGGAATGAAAGAGGATCATCTCCTTTTTTATCTATTTTCACAAACAAACAAACAGTATGAAGAGTTTTCAAGAAAGATTTTTGGTTATTATGATAAGAAAAAGTGGTATTTTTATTTAACAATTGCTTCAATCATTCAAAAAGAGGCAGCAAGTGTTGATGAAATGCCAATAGTATCAAGTGTAATATATAACAGACTAAGAAAAAAAATGGCACTGCAGATGGATGGAACTTTAAACTATGGGAAATATTCCCATGTTAAAATCACTGCCCAAAGAATCAGAGAAGATAATAGCTCTTATAATACATACAAAAATAGAGGAATCCCATCAAGTCCAGTATGTGCAGTTAGTTTAAATGCAATAAAAGCTGCAATTTTCCCTGTAAAGAGTGATTATTTATATTTTGTCAAAGATAATACAACTGGTCTTCATAAGTTTACAAGCTCATATACAGAACATGTAAATAATATTAACGCGAATAGAGGTGTTAAGAAAAGTTACACAAAAATAAAAGAGGAAGAAACAGAACTTGATTTAGAGGCTAAAAAGATTATGGATACCGATGTAAGCGAACAAAAGCCCTCTTCTATAAAAGATTTATGGAACAATGTTAAATAA
- a CDS encoding NADP-dependent isocitrate dehydrogenase has translation MSKIIYTKVDEAPALATYSFLPIIKAFTKSSGIEMVQKDISLAGRIIANFPENLKEDQKIGDALAELGNMTQDPNANIIKLPNISASIPQLKAAIAELQSKGYNVPNYDESEEITARYSKILGSAVNPVLREGNSDRRAPSAVKNYAKNNPHRMGEWKKDSKTEVAYMPADDFYGTEVSTTLNSVDNFKITFIGANGEEKVLKASLPLEAGEVVDATKMSSKALQKFYQEAIDEAKKRDVLLSLHLKATMMKVSDPIMFGFAVKVFFKDLIAKHGAFFDELGVNFNNGLGDLYSKLENVDAAKKAEIEADIAAIYEKQPRLAMVNSAKGITNLHVPSDVIIDASMPAMIRGGGKMWNAQDKEEDTLAMIPDRCYATTYQVVIEDCKENGALDPRTMGSVPNVGLMAKKAEEYGSHDKTFQAQGDGKIIVTNKAGETVFSFDVDSGDIFRMCQTKDAPIKDWVKLAVNRAKLSKTPAVFWLDKNRGHDAQMIAKVEEYLKEYDLTGLEISIMAPDDAIKYTLDRMRKGLDTISVTGNVFRDYNTDLFPILELGTSAKMLSIVPLMQGGGLFETGAGGSAPKHVQQFVEENYLRWDSLGEFMALAASFEHLGNTQNNTKAKVLATTLDKATGRFLLNDKSPSRKLGGIDNRGSHFYLAMYWAQELAAQNDDKELKAEFEPIAKAMTENEDKIFSELVAPHGTAADIGGYYLPNDEKAYAAMRPSATLNAIIG, from the coding sequence ATGTCAAAAATCATTTACACAAAAGTTGATGAAGCCCCTGCGTTAGCTACATACTCTTTTTTACCTATTATTAAAGCTTTTACAAAAAGTTCTGGTATCGAAATGGTACAAAAAGATATCTCATTAGCTGGAAGAATTATTGCAAATTTCCCAGAGAATTTAAAAGAGGATCAAAAAATTGGTGATGCTTTAGCTGAACTTGGAAATATGACTCAAGATCCAAATGCAAATATTATTAAACTACCAAATATATCGGCATCAATTCCTCAATTAAAAGCTGCAATTGCAGAACTTCAATCAAAAGGGTACAATGTACCAAACTATGATGAAAGTGAAGAGATTACTGCAAGATATTCTAAAATTTTAGGTAGTGCAGTTAACCCTGTTCTTAGAGAAGGTAACTCAGACAGAAGAGCTCCAAGTGCAGTTAAAAACTATGCAAAAAACAACCCTCATAGAATGGGTGAGTGGAAAAAAGATTCTAAAACTGAAGTAGCATATATGCCTGCAGATGATTTTTATGGTACTGAAGTTTCTACAACTCTAAACTCTGTTGATAATTTCAAAATTACTTTTATTGGTGCAAATGGTGAAGAGAAAGTTTTAAAAGCATCGCTTCCACTAGAAGCTGGTGAAGTTGTAGATGCTACAAAAATGTCTTCAAAAGCACTTCAAAAATTCTATCAAGAAGCAATTGATGAAGCTAAAAAAAGAGATGTTCTTCTTTCTCTTCATTTAAAAGCAACTATGATGAAAGTATCTGATCCTATCATGTTTGGATTTGCTGTAAAAGTATTCTTTAAAGATTTAATTGCAAAACATGGGGCATTTTTTGATGAGTTAGGTGTAAACTTCAACAATGGTTTAGGTGATTTATACTCAAAACTAGAAAATGTTGATGCAGCTAAAAAAGCAGAAATTGAAGCTGATATTGCTGCAATTTATGAAAAACAACCAAGACTTGCAATGGTAAACTCTGCAAAAGGTATAACAAACTTACATGTACCTTCTGATGTTATTATTGATGCATCAATGCCTGCTATGATTAGAGGTGGTGGTAAGATGTGGAATGCGCAAGATAAAGAAGAAGATACTCTTGCAATGATTCCAGATAGATGTTATGCAACTACATATCAAGTTGTAATTGAAGATTGTAAAGAGAATGGTGCATTAGATCCAAGAACTATGGGAAGTGTTCCAAATGTTGGACTTATGGCTAAAAAAGCTGAAGAGTATGGAAGCCATGATAAAACTTTCCAAGCACAAGGTGATGGAAAAATTATTGTTACAAATAAAGCTGGTGAAACTGTATTTAGTTTTGATGTTGATAGTGGAGATATCTTTAGAATGTGCCAAACAAAAGATGCTCCAATTAAAGATTGGGTTAAACTTGCAGTAAATAGAGCAAAACTATCTAAAACTCCTGCCGTATTCTGGTTAGATAAAAACAGAGGCCATGATGCACAAATGATTGCAAAAGTTGAAGAGTACTTAAAAGAGTATGATTTAACAGGTTTAGAAATCTCTATTATGGCTCCGGATGATGCTATTAAATACACTCTTGATAGAATGAGAAAAGGACTTGATACAATCTCTGTAACTGGAAATGTATTTAGGGATTACAACACTGACCTATTCCCTATTTTAGAACTTGGAACTAGTGCAAAAATGCTTTCAATTGTTCCATTAATGCAAGGTGGAGGATTATTTGAAACTGGTGCTGGAGGATCTGCTCCTAAACACGTACAACAATTTGTTGAAGAGAACTACTTAAGATGGGACTCTTTAGGAGAATTTATGGCTCTTGCTGCATCTTTTGAACATCTTGGAAATACTCAAAACAATACAAAAGCAAAAGTTCTTGCAACTACTTTAGATAAAGCAACTGGAAGATTCCTTTTAAATGATAAATCACCTTCTAGAAAATTAGGTGGAATTGATAATAGAGGAAGCCATTTCTATTTAGCAATGTACTGGGCTCAAGAGTTAGCAGCTCAAAATGATGATAAAGAGCTTAAAGCAGAATTTGAACCTATTGCAAAAGCAATGACTGAAAATGAAGATAAAATTTTCTCTGAACTAGTAGCTCCTCATGGAACTGCTGCTGATATCGGAGGATACTATTTACCAAATGATGAAAAAGCATATGCTGCAATGAGACCATCAGCAACTTTAAACGCAATTATTGGTTAA
- the mdh gene encoding malate dehydrogenase translates to MINKKVGIIGVGNVGSTLAYTLAHKGICSSIILKDIRENIVEAMALDISQSANAAKSHTTVHAAKNANDLEGCDVIVITAGIPRKPGMSRDDLLLTNAKILKSVIDEIKVYSPDAIIIVVSNPLDAMVYAALKTSGFKKEQVLGMAGILDSARMSHFILEKLGFGAGQIESSVMGGHGDDMVPLPNHSTVAGVALNELLSQEEIEQIIEKTKNGGLQIVKLLETGSAYYAPAHATSLMVEAILDNKKKIYPCSVMLDGEYGYKNVVAGVPVMLGSKGVEKIMELKLTDEQKRLFANSVDSVQSLINVLEERFF, encoded by the coding sequence TTGATTAATAAAAAAGTTGGAATTATTGGTGTAGGAAATGTGGGTTCTACACTTGCTTATACATTAGCCCACAAAGGTATATGCTCATCAATAATATTAAAAGATATTAGAGAGAACATAGTTGAAGCTATGGCTTTGGATATCTCTCAATCTGCAAATGCTGCAAAATCACACACTACAGTTCATGCGGCTAAAAATGCCAATGATTTAGAAGGTTGTGATGTTATTGTTATAACTGCTGGAATCCCTAGAAAACCAGGAATGAGTAGAGACGACCTCCTTTTAACAAATGCAAAAATTCTAAAATCTGTAATTGATGAGATAAAAGTTTATTCTCCAGATGCAATTATAATTGTTGTTTCAAATCCATTAGATGCGATGGTTTATGCAGCACTAAAAACTTCAGGATTTAAAAAAGAACAAGTTTTAGGAATGGCAGGAATTTTAGATAGTGCAAGAATGAGCCACTTTATACTTGAAAAACTAGGATTTGGAGCAGGTCAAATTGAGTCTTCTGTTATGGGAGGACATGGTGATGATATGGTTCCTCTGCCAAATCACTCAACTGTTGCAGGAGTTGCTTTAAATGAACTATTAAGCCAAGAAGAGATTGAACAAATAATTGAAAAAACTAAAAATGGTGGACTTCAAATAGTTAAACTACTAGAAACAGGTTCAGCATATTATGCCCCTGCCCATGCCACATCACTTATGGTTGAAGCAATATTGGATAATAAGAAAAAAATCTATCCTTGTTCAGTTATGCTTGATGGTGAGTATGGATACAAAAATGTTGTAGCAGGAGTTCCTGTAATGCTTGGAAGCAAAGGAGTTGAAAAGATAATGGAACTAAAACTAACAGATGAACAAAAAAGACTTTTTGCAAACTCAGTTGATTCAGTTCAATCACTGATTAATGTATTAGAAGAGAGATTCTTCTAA
- a CDS encoding heavy-metal-associated domain-containing protein, whose protein sequence is MKKTLEVHNVKCGGCANTLINGLKEEFGEVEVNLDVHPRQITLDIEDDKVETLKMKLRGLGYPLTTDELSGFEKAATTAKSFVSCAVGKFNVATGK, encoded by the coding sequence ATGAAAAAAACATTAGAAGTTCACAATGTTAAATGCGGAGGATGCGCAAATACTCTTATAAATGGTCTAAAAGAAGAGTTTGGAGAAGTAGAAGTTAACTTAGATGTACATCCAAGACAAATAACTTTAGATATAGAAGATGATAAAGTTGAAACTCTAAAAATGAAACTAAGAGGACTAGGTTATCCTTTAACAACTGACGAGCTAAGTGGTTTTGAAAAAGCAGCAACTACAGCAAAAAGTTTTGTCTCTTGTGCTGTTGGTAAATTTAATGTAGCAACAGGGAAATAG
- a CDS encoding heavy-metal-associated domain-containing protein: MKKTYKAENISCNNCANMIKASLGDEFENIEVNLNVTPKEVTLDIKDEADEKRFKEEMADIGFPVIND, translated from the coding sequence ATGAAAAAAACATATAAAGCAGAAAATATTTCATGCAATAACTGTGCAAATATGATTAAAGCATCACTTGGGGATGAGTTTGAAAATATTGAAGTAAATCTAAATGTAACACCCAAAGAGGTTACATTAGATATTAAAGATGAAGCTGATGAAAAAAGATTCAAAGAAGAGATGGCTGATATTGGTTTTCCTGTAATAAACGATTAA